The following coding sequences lie in one Meles meles chromosome X, mMelMel3.1 paternal haplotype, whole genome shotgun sequence genomic window:
- the LOC123934735 gene encoding uncharacterized protein LOC123934735, whose translation MAACSLLWWQRWFQWPALQSGDGSVGIWGEASPLFVKERGAGQIRPCAVGPRLSLSLLLTARAPEWPAPSGEWPRPRIPHTSPADPVRALALQRGDLCPAPPQPRQLRFCLLVRFPRPSRSDHPRGLASGTRRGRRLTDLTLNWELRSTIPADPNESPYPRSCLHLHSALTSLCGLWRHSLYFLQAFSDEHTPVEDDEPKKSSSSASTSEEEKKKKKKSSHSKERSKKKRKKKSSKRKHKKYSDDSDSDSDSDSDSSGKRPASLCKPGFKTPFTS comes from the exons ATGGCAG CGTGTTCCCTACTTTGGTGGCAACGATGGTTCCAGTGGCCCGCTCTACAGTCCGGAGACGGAAGCGTCGGGATCTGGGGGGAAGCGTCGCCGTTGTTCGTGAAAGAGCGCGGAGCTGGACAAATCCGCCCGTGCGCCGTGGGGCCGCGGCTTTCGCTCTCACTCTTGCTGACTGCGCGGGCCCCGGAATGGCCAGCGCCGTCAGGGGAGTGGCCCCGACCGAGGATCCCCCACACCAGCCCTGCAGATCCCGTTCGCGCTCTCGCTCTCCAGAGAGGCGATCTGTGCCCggcgcccccccaaccccgccaacTTCGCTTCTGCCTCCTGGTCCGCTTCCCGCGCCCCTCCCGGAGCGACCATCCGCGCGGCCTGGCCTCCGGGACGAGGAGAGGCAGGAG aTTGACTGATCTCACCCTAAACTGGGAACTCCGAAGTACCATACCCGCAGACCCTAATGAAAGCCCATACCCCAGGTCCTGTCTCCATCTGCACTCTGCTTTGACCTCCTTGTGTGGCCTCTGGAGGCATTCCCTGTACTTCCTCCAGGCCTT CTCTGATGAACACACACCAGTGGAGGACGATGAGCCAAAGAAAAGCAGCAGTTCAGCTTCTACTTCAGAAG aagaaaagaagaagaagaagaagtctagTCATTCGAAAGAGAGgtccaagaaaaagagaaagaagaaatcctctaaaagaaaacacaagaagtaCTCTGATGACAGCGACAGTGACTCTGACTCTGACTCAGACTCCAGTGGTAAGAGGCCGGCATCGCTCTGCAAGCCTGGCTTCAAAACTCCTTTTACTTCGTAG